In Cheilinus undulatus linkage group 14, ASM1832078v1, whole genome shotgun sequence, a genomic segment contains:
- the LOC121521857 gene encoding F-box only protein 30-like, whose amino-acid sequence MEEDHVHCVSCVSQRCTVRPEPGVSCDLISCPLVCGAVFHSCKVDEHHLLCPLVRVPCLNSGYGCPATLLRNQMFAHLEVCPAGVVCCTMEWNRWPVSCLDYMSYESLSRGVEEAEQLDMALALQDQRTLLESLKVIAMTPTAERELLVPVNKDNRMTDSALLGPAPEASIFIESTTQLLSSPQVPPAGSAKEKIASGINGLNEEHFGKLYEATVETARSLRAALDFVNIANSECEEKDSTVEKSRNGNHQNGQEEKTSLVAEELYQKKMEEQSVCSSCLKENRAFKEPDGKILNTTNGPVSDAVDVSLAEGQKEVNAGVAPPMIAPVHISQGVAQRASHVVLEERGLVFLDNPGAERKFNNYQIFRGQSHGSLFNGQMGVIPNRLLYRVRPKMEDKAVDTSDLEQEDDPMGLGEIDLITAALLFCLEESRECRRISDTVYVDSFRVDFGTQTFTFPAAILVTNTRVGDMASASACDHAAPQLPYPSPFCTLRLGLVLEALEVEAVPHNRYLPPNPRYQHMFPFVCAQSFRRDQFASHFTNVHGDIHAGLNGWMEHRCPLAYYGCTFSQRRFYPSTRGAKVIHDKHLRSFGVQPCPRAKLPSDSKSDQLSGLPIEILWHITGFLDSFSLCQLSLVSRTMREVCASLLQTRGIVELQWERRQTPGSPGMVSWHIKNKVWRFTTAFSPVLSWGFTDLPSMSDHLKKCPFNIVEHKTEPVPLPAMCTARDGHSLRRVLRHVNH is encoded by the exons ATGGAGGAGGACCATGTCCACTGTGTGTCGTGTGTTAGCCAGAGGTGTACGGTCAGACCTGAGCCTGGTGTTAGCTGTGATCTCATCTCCTGTCCTCTAGTATGTGGGGCAGTATTTCACTCCTGTAAAGTGGATGAGCACCACCTTTTGTGCCCGCTGGTGAGGGTCCCGTGCCTAAACAGTGGCTATGGCTGCCCTGCAACCCTGCTGCGCAATCAGATGTTCGCACACCTTGAAGTGTGTCCGGCTGGAGTTGTTTGCTGCACCATGGAGTGGAACAGGTGGCCCGTGAGCTGCCTGGACTACATGTCCTATGAGAGTCTGAGCCGAGGGGTGGAGGAGGCGGAACAGCTGGACATGGCACTTGCACTGCAGGACCAGCGTACGTTGCTGGAGTCCCTGAAGGTGATTGCCATGACGCctacagcagagagagagctgcTTGTTCCTGTAAATAAAGACAACAGGATGACAGACTCGGCTTTGCTTGGACCTGCTCCTGAGGCCTCCATCTTTATTGAGTCAACTACACAGTTATTATCCTCACCTCAAGTTCCCCCTGCAGGCTCAGCAAAGGAGAAAATAGCCAGTGGAATAAATGGCTTGAATGAGGagcactttggtaaactttATGAGGCCACAGTTGAGACTGCGAGGAGCTTACGTGCTGCTTTAGACTTTGTCAATATTGCCAACTCAGAGTGTGAAGAAAAAGACAGTACTGTGGAGAAAAGTAGAAATGGAAACCATCAGAATGGACAGGAGGAAAAAACCTCTTTAGTTGCTGAAGAACTGTATCAAAAAAAGATGGAAGAACAGAGTGTTTGCTCCAGTTGcttgaaagaaaacagagctTTTAAAGAACCAGATGGTAAGATTTTAAACACAACTAATGGACCAGTGTCTGATGCTGTAGATGTCTCTCTTGCTGAGGGGCAAAAGGAAGTGAATGCAGGAGTCGCCCCTCCAATGATAGCTCCAGTTCACATCAGCCAGGGTGTGGCACAGAGGGCTAGTCATGTCGTCCTGGAAGAAAGGGGGTTAGTCTTTTTGGACAACCCTGGAGCAGAGCGCAAGTTCAACAACTATCAGATTTTTAGGGGGCAGAGCCATGGTTCTTTATTTAATGGACAGATGGGTGTCATCCCAAACAGGTTACTCTATAGAGTACGACCCAAAATGGAAGACAAAGCAGTAGATACATCAGATTTGGAGCAGGAGGATGATCCCATGGGTCTGGGGGAGATTGATCTGATCACAGCAGCCCTGCTTTTCTGTCTCGAGGAGTCAAGAGAGTGTCGAAGGATCTCTGATACTGTCTACGTTGATAGCTTTCGTGTCGACTTTGGCACACAGACTTTCACTTTCCCTGCAGCCATCTTGGTAACAAACACCCGAGTGGGGGACATGGCTTCTGCATCCGCCTGTGACCACGCTGCTCCACAGCTCCCCTACCCCAGCCCTTTCTGCACCCTCCGTCTCGGCCTCGTCCTCGAAGCTTTGGAGGTGGAAGCGGTTCCGCATAACCGTTACCTCCCTCCTAACCCTCGCTACCAGCACATGTTCCCGTTTGTCTGCGCCCAGTCATTCCGTCGAGACCAGTTtgcatcccatttcaccaacgTCCACGGGGACATTCATGCCGGCCTTAATGGCTGGATGGAGCACCGCTGCCCCCTGGCTTATTATGGTTGCACATTTTCCCAGCGGAGGTTCTACCCATCCACTCGGGGAGCCAAAGTGATTCATGACAAGCACCTCAGGTCCTTCGGGGTTCAGCCTTGCCCAAGGGCCAAACTTCCAAGTGACTCCAAGTCAGACCAATTAAGCGGTCTTCCCATTGAGATTCTGTGGCACATAACCGGATTTCTGGACAGTTTCAGCCTGTGTCAGCTGTCACTGGTGTCACGGACTATGAGGGAAGTGTGTGCCAGTCTGCTGCAGACTAGGGGCATAGTGGAACTGCAATGGGAGCGCAGACAGACCCCTGGTTCTCCTGGAATGGTGTCATGgcacatcaaaaacaaa GTGTGGAGATTCACCACTGCCTTCAGCCCTGTGTTGTCATGGGGTTTCACCGACCTCCCCAGCATGTCAGACCACCTTAAAAAGTGCCCCTTCAACATAGTGGAGCACAAGACAGAGCCCGTACCTCTTCCTGCCATGTGTACTGCACGAGACGGACACTCACTGCGGCGTGTCCTGCGTCATGTTAACCACTGA